One Magnetococcales bacterium DNA segment encodes these proteins:
- a CDS encoding DUF1311 domain-containing protein gives MYRQICAGFLMMGAFVTSSHVAQAFQPPGAGARHEKAMNQQKALINHRIANLKRILPERINAMLTQHDSTWEKYQEEFCRFESRFSISDQQENREDNVGAYDQCLLRTTRQYADQLQQFENQWVKNNPPQKGPGSGALKAHNLAELPGLAFPVSDKGSNRPRPECSPLTNLPENAEVHLVAALRGIKSSTRQLADAKYPTRTSEVVVNRPDAKIVLVLSGNEPIIWAVRTMPRTEIVAVVLGGQYPQEVIGLPPGTPMQKYIATEFQGKPPECWKSFWFNGTKNELSTMIKKVENYTGRTANLIYLYPNNQRYIIGGSAGIEESALIFHAPKDSQTPVVFSRLPPGQEGLRELVRQGKIRPASKEDIESWVEAATSRFKKYNPDDSTKVTRHGLNASDSYAILGEVVLPDLKGVGVSSFIIPKGVPKPDAAGNRVHFYDVESGTCSISDGNGRCPE, from the coding sequence ATGTACCGTCAGATTTGTGCCGGATTCTTGATGATGGGAGCCTTTGTTACGTCAAGCCACGTTGCGCAGGCGTTTCAACCGCCGGGGGCGGGGGCGCGGCATGAGAAGGCGATGAACCAGCAAAAGGCCTTGATCAACCACCGCATTGCCAATCTGAAGCGGATTCTGCCCGAAAGGATCAACGCAATGCTCACGCAGCATGATTCGACATGGGAAAAATATCAAGAAGAGTTCTGTCGTTTTGAAAGCCGTTTTTCAATCAGCGACCAACAGGAAAATCGGGAAGACAATGTCGGCGCGTATGATCAATGCCTTCTCCGGACGACCAGGCAGTATGCCGACCAGTTGCAACAATTTGAAAATCAATGGGTAAAAAACAATCCGCCGCAAAAGGGACCCGGCTCGGGAGCGTTGAAAGCTCACAACTTGGCTGAGCTGCCGGGTTTGGCATTTCCTGTATCGGATAAGGGTTCAAACAGGCCGCGGCCCGAATGTTCCCCATTGACCAACCTGCCGGAGAATGCCGAGGTCCATCTCGTGGCAGCCCTAAGGGGGATCAAGTCATCCACGCGCCAATTGGCCGATGCCAAGTACCCGACGCGAACGAGCGAGGTGGTCGTCAACCGGCCCGATGCCAAAATCGTTCTCGTGCTGAGCGGTAATGAGCCGATCATCTGGGCGGTACGCACCATGCCGCGCACCGAAATTGTTGCCGTTGTTCTGGGAGGTCAATACCCCCAGGAAGTCATCGGGTTGCCTCCGGGAACCCCGATGCAAAAATATATTGCCACGGAGTTCCAAGGCAAACCTCCTGAATGCTGGAAATCATTTTGGTTTAATGGTACTAAAAATGAGTTGAGCACGATGATAAAAAAGGTAGAGAATTATACGGGGCGGACAGCCAATCTGATTTACCTTTACCCGAATAATCAGAGATATATCATTGGCGGTTCGGCTGGGATCGAGGAGAGCGCCCTGATCTTTCACGCTCCGAAAGATAGCCAAACTCCAGTAGTCTTCAGCAGGCTGCCACCCGGGCAGGAAGGCCTCAGAGAATTGGTTCGCCAGGGCAAGATCCGCCCCGCGAGCAAAGAGGATATCGAATCCTGGGTTGAGGCGGCAACCTCTCGTTTCAAGAAATATAACCCTGATGACTCGACTAAAGTAACCAGACATGGTTTGAATGCAAGTGATAGTTATGCAATCCTTGGAGAAGTTGTTCTGCCTGATTTGAAGGGGGTTGGGGTAAGCTCTTTCATTATCCCCAAGGGGGTTCCAAAGCCGGACGCTGCAGGGAATCGTGTTCACTTCTATGATGTGGAGAGTGGAACCTGCTCTATTTCGGATGGAAATGGACGTTGCCCCGAGTAG